GGAGGAGACGAACGGCGACCTCGAAGGCGCCGTCGACCACCTGCGCACCAAGGGTGCCGCCAAGGCCGCCAAGCGCAGCGCCGAGCGCACCGCGAACGCCGGCCTCATCGCCGCCTCGGGCAACGCTCTGATCGAGCTGAACTCCGAGACGGACTTCGTCGCGAAGAACGAGCAGTTCCAGGTGCTCGCTGACGAGATCGTGGCGCAGGCCGATTCGGCCGGCATTGGCGACCGCGAGGCGCTGCTCGCGGCGACCCTCGCGAGCGGCAAGACCGTGCGGGAGGCCATAGACGCCGCCAGCGCGGTCATCGGCGAGAAGCTCGACCTCGGTCGGGTGGCGCGCTTCGACGGGCAGGTCGAGATCTATCTGCACCGCAAGAGCAAGGACCTGCCGCCGGCCGTCGGCGTGATCGTCTCCTACGACGGGTCGGACGCCACCGCCGCCCGCGGTGCCGCCCTGCAGATCGCTTCGATGAAGCCCCTCTACGTGACCCGGGATGAGGTCCCGGCCGAGACCGTGGAGCACGAGCGGAAGATCGCCGAGGCCACCTCCCGCGAGGAGGGCAAGCCCGAGGCCGCGCTGCCGAAGATCATCGAGGGTCGAGTGCAGGGCTTCTACAAGGACGTCGTGCTGCTCGAGCAGAATTCGGTGCAGGACAACAAGAAGTCGGTGAAGGCGGTCCTCGACGAGGCCGGCGTGACCGTCAAGGCCTTCGCGCGGCTCTCGGTCGGCGGGGCCTGACCACCGCGCCCGCACCGCTGAGCACGCATGGGCAACTAAGCAGGAGGGACGACCCGGGTGGACACGCCAGGTACCGGACCGGGCGTGTATCGCCGGGTCATGCTCAAGCTGTCCGGTGAGGTGCTCGCCGGGCCCAAGGG
The DNA window shown above is from Sporichthyaceae bacterium and carries:
- the tsf gene encoding translation elongation factor Ts — encoded protein: MADFTAADVKKLRELTGAGMMDCKKALEETNGDLEGAVDHLRTKGAAKAAKRSAERTANAGLIAASGNALIELNSETDFVAKNEQFQVLADEIVAQADSAGIGDREALLAATLASGKTVREAIDAASAVIGEKLDLGRVARFDGQVEIYLHRKSKDLPPAVGVIVSYDGSDATAARGAALQIASMKPLYVTRDEVPAETVEHERKIAEATSREEGKPEAALPKIIEGRVQGFYKDVVLLEQNSVQDNKKSVKAVLDEAGVTVKAFARLSVGGA